In the Oryza glaberrima chromosome 6, OglaRS2, whole genome shotgun sequence genome, one interval contains:
- the LOC127777345 gene encoding GTP-binding nuclear protein Ran-3 has product MALPDPAAVGYPSFKLILVGDGGTGKTTFVKRHITGEFEKRYEPTIGVEVRPLDFHTSRGKVRFCCWDTAGQEKFGGLRDGYYIHGHCAIIMFDVTSRLTYKNVPTWHKDICRVCDNIPIVLCGNKVDMKNRQVKAKMVTFHRKKNLQYYEISAKSNYNFEKPFLYLARKLTGDMNLRFVEELALLPADVTIDLIAQQKIETEIAAAAAMPLPDEDEDGLMD; this is encoded by the exons ATG GCTCTCCCTGACCCCGCGGCCGTGGGGTACCCCTCCTTCAAGCTCATCctcgtcggcgatggcggcaccG GGAAGACGACGTTTGTGAAGAGGCACATCACCGGGGAGTTCGAGAAGCGCTACGAAC CGACGATCGGGGTGGAGGTGCGGCCACTGGACTTCCACACGAGCCGCGGCAAGGTGCGGTTCTGCTGCTGGGACACCGCCGGCCAGGAGAAGTTCGGCGGCCTCCGTGATGGatacta TATCCATGGTCATTGCGCGATCATCATGTTTGATGTCACCTCGCGTCTCACGTACAAGAACGTTCCCACCTGGCACAAAGACATCTGCAG GGTCTGCGACAACATACCGATCGTGCTGTGCGGCAACAAGGTGGACATGAAGAACAGGCAGGTGAAGGCCAAGATGGTGACCTTCCACAGGAAGAAGAACCTCCAGTATTACGAGATCTCTGCCAAGAGCAACTACAACTTCGAGAAGCCTTTCCTCTACCTTGCCAGGAAGCTCACAGG GGACATGAACCTTCGGTTCGTCGAGGAGTtggccctcctccccgccgacgTCACCATCGACCTCATCGCGCAGCAAAA GATTGAGACAGAGatagctgctgctgcggcgatGCCTCTCCCggacgaggacgaggatggACTGATGGACTGA
- the LOC127778120 gene encoding 26S proteasome regulatory subunit 8 homolog A-like, which produces MATADVSRPSSSAPTAAAAGADGHGAKGSAFRGDGLRPYYQSRIHDLELQIRQGTDNLSRLEAQRNVLNSQVKTLGEELKVLHEPGSYVGEVVKVMGKSKVLVKVHPEGKYVVDVDKSIDITKLSPSTRVALRNDSYMLHLILPSKVDPLVNLMKVEKVPDSTYDMIGGLDQQIKEIKEVIELPIKHPELFESLGIAQPKGVLLYGPPGTGKTLLARAVAHHTDCTFIRVSGSELVQKYIGEGSRMVRELFVMAREHAPSIIFMDEIDSIGSARMQSGSGGGDSEVQRTMLELLNQLDGFEASNKIKVLMATNRMDILDQALLRPGRIDRKIEFPNPNEDSRFDILKIHSRKMNLMRGIDLKKIAEKMNGASGAELKAVCTEAGMFALRERRVHVNQEDFLMAVAKVMKKDTEKNMSLRKLWK; this is translated from the exons ATGGCGACGGCGGACGTCTCgcggccctcctcctccgcgccgacggcggcggctgcgggggcAGACGGCCACGGGGCGAAGGGGAGCGCCTTCCGCGGCGACGGGCTGCGGCCGTACTACCAATCGCGCATCCACGACCTGGAGCTCCAGATCCGCCAAGGGACGGACAACCTCAGCCGCCTCGAGGCCCAGCGGAACGTCCTCAATTCCCAAG TTAAAACGCTGGGGGAAGAGTTGAAGGTGCTCCATGAACCGGGCTCATATGTTGGTGAGGTTGTCAAGGTTATGGGCAAGTCCAAGGTTCTAGTGAAG GTGCACCCAGAAGGAAAATATGTTGTTGATGTCGATAAAAGTATTGATATTACAAAGCTCTCTCCTTCAACAAGAGTTGCTCTTCGAAATGACAGCTATATGCTTCATCTTATCCTGCCCAGCAAAGTCGATCCATTGGTTAATCTTATGAAGGTTGAGAAGGTTCCTGATTCTACTTATGATATGATTGGCGGCCTTGATCAGCAGATTAAGGAGATCAAAGAGGTTATTGAGCTTCCCATTAAGCATCCTGAGCTGTTTGAAAGTCTTGGAATTGCCCAGCCAAAG GGTGTCCTTCTTTACGGACCTCCGGGTACAGGAAAAACGCTACTAGCTCGGGCAGTTGCTCATCACACCGACTGTACCTTTATTAGGGTGTCAGGTTCCGAGTTGGTTCAGAAGTATATTGGAGAGGGTTCCAGAATGGTTCGTGAACTATTTGTGATGGCCAG AGAGCATGCACCATCCATAATCTTTATGGATGAAATAGACTCCATTGGATCTGCTAGAATGCAGTCAGGATCTGGGGGTGGTGATAGTGAGGTTCAACGCACTATGCTTGAGCTTCTGAATCAACTTGATGGCTTTGAAGCATCAAACAAAATTAAGGTTCTTATGGCGACAAATAGGATGGATATTTTGGATCAAGCTCTCCTGAGGCCTGGTCGCATTGATAGGAAGATTGAATTTCCAAATCCGAATGAAGAT TCCCGCTTTGATATCTTGAAGATTCATTCAAGAAAAATGAACTTGATGCGTGGCATTGATCTGAAAAAGATTGCAGAGAAGATGAATGGGGCATCTGGAGCAGAGCTTAAG GCGGTCTGCACGGAAGCAGGAATGTTTGCCCTTCGCGAGAGAAGGGTTCATGTCAACCAGGAGGATTTCTTGATGGCGGTGGCGAAGGTGATGAAGAAGGATACCGAAAAGAACATGTCCCTGCGCAAGCTCTGGAAGTGA
- the LOC127775820 gene encoding cytochrome P450 734A4 translates to MMEAVAVAAAVLLLLHVAARVADAVWWRPRRLEAHFAGQGVRGPPYRFLVGCVREMVALMAEATAKPMPPAAPHNALPRVLAFYHYWRKIYGPTFLIWFGPTPRLTVAEPEMVREIFLTRAEAFDRYEAHPVVRQLEGDGLVSLHGDKWAHHRRVLTPGFYPDNLNRLVPHVGRSVAALAERWRAMACAGGGEVEVDVAEWFQAVAEEAITRATFGRSYDSGRVVFRMQARLMAFASEAFRKVLVPGYRFLPTKKNRMSWGLDREIRRGLVRLIGRRSGGDGGEEDETTTELKDKQDSGFNDLLGLMINAGVNRTMPVEDMVEECKTFFFAGKQTTTNLLTWATVLLAMHPDWQDRARREVLAVCGDAAGELPTKDHLPKLKTLGMILNETLRLYPPAVATIRRAKFDVTLGGGGDGDAGGIHIPRDTELLVPIMAIHHDARLWGPDAAQFNPARFAGGAARAAKHPLAFIPFGLGSRMCIGQSLAILEAKLTMAVLLQRFDLALSPTYVHAPTVLMLLHPQYGAPLIFRPRQSQPSN, encoded by the exons ATGATggaggcggtggccgtggcggcggcggtgctgctgctgctgcacgtggcggcgagggtggcggacGCGGTGTggtggcggccgaggcggctggaggcgcaCTTCGCGGGGCAGGGGGTGCGCGGCCCGCCGTACCGGTTCCTCGTCGGGTGCGTGAGGGAGATGGTGGCGCTCATGGCGGAGGCCACCGCGAAGCCCatgccgcccgccgcgccgcacaACGCGCTCCCCAGGGTGCTCGCGTTCTACCACTACTGGAGGAAGATCTACG GGCCGACGTTCTTGATTTGGTTCGGGCCGACGCCGCGGCTCACGGTGGCGGAGCCGGAGATGGTGCGGGAGATCTTCCTCACGCGCGCCGAGGCGTTCGATCGCTACGAGGCGCACCCCGTGGTCCGGCAGCTGGAGGGCGACGGGCTCGTCAGCCTCCACGGCGACAAGTGGGCTCACCACCGCCGCGTCCTCACCCCCGGCTTCTACCCCGACAACCTCAAC CGGCTGGTGCCGCACGTCGGCaggtcggtggcggcgctggcggaGAGGTGGCGCGCCATGgcgtgcgccggcggcggcgaggtggaggtggacGTGGCGGAGTGGTtccaggcggtggcggaggaggccatCACGCGCGCCACGTTCGGCCGCAGCTACGACTCCGGCCGCGTCGTGTTCCGCATGCAGGCCCGCCTCATGGCGTTCGCCTCCGAGGCCTTCCGCAAGGTGCTCGTCCCGGGATACAG GTTCCTGCCGACCAAGAAGAACAGGATGTCGTGGGGCCTGGACAGGGAGATCAGGCGCGGCCTGGTCCGGCTCATCGGCCGGcgcagtggcggcgacggcggcgaggaagacgagACCACCACCGAGCTCAAAGACAAGCAGGACAGCGGCTTCAACGACTTGCTGGGGCTCATGATCAATGCCGGCGTGAACAGGACGATGCCGGTGGAGGACATGGTGGAGGAGTGCAAGACCTTCTTCTTCGCCGGCAAGCAGACGACCACCAACCTGCTCACCTGGGCCACCGTGCTGCTCGCCATGCACCCGGACTGGCAGGACCGCGCCCGCCGCGAGGTCCTCGCCGTCTGCGgcgatgccgccggcgagctccccacCAAGGACCACCTCCCCAAGCTCAAGACG CTCGGGATGATCCTCAACGAGACGCTGCGCCTGTacccgccggcggtggccaccATCCGCCGCGCCAAGTTCGACGTCACCctcggaggcggtggcgacggcgacgccggagGCATCCATATCCCGCGCGACACGGAGCTGCTCGTCCCGATCATGGCGATCCACCACGACGCCCGGTTGTGGGGGCCCGACGCGGCGCAGTTCAACCCGGCGaggttcgccggcggcgcggcgcgcgcggcgaagCACCCGCTCGCCTTCATCCCGTTCGGGCTGGGCTCCCGCATGTGCATCGGCCAGAGCCTCGCCATCCTCGAGGCCAAGCTCACCATGGCCGTCCTCCTCCAGCGCTTCGACCTCGCGCTCTCGCCCACCTACGTGCACGCCCCCACCGTGCTGATGCTGCTCCACCCGCAGTACGGCGCGCCGTTGATCTTCCGGCCGCgccaatctcagccgtccaattag